A region of the Leptospiraceae bacterium genome:
TTAGTCTTGAGCGCTGACTGAATCATTTGGTATTGTTGCTTTTCAAATTGGTTTGCAGAAAGAATAAGACCAAAGTTCTTTTGGAATTTAACAAGGGAATTCGTCTTGATTAAATTTAGATTTCCTGAAACCAAAAAAGGCATAGAATTCTATAAAGCCCTATGGCAAATATCTGTGCGATAAAAAGTATTATCCTGCGGATTTGCTTTTATATAAGAGTAAGCATTATTAACCGCTGTCCTCAGATTCGTAGCATAAGAGCTAATGCCAAGTATCCTCCCACCAGTAGAAAGAAGTGTTCCGTCTTCACCGCGATTTGTGCCTGCATGAAATATTTCCACTCCTGCCATCGGCTTTGGTAAGTTCAACGGAATATTCTTTATATAGTCATTTGGATATCCATTAGCCGCCAAAACTACAATGCAAGATGCTCCCTCGCGAAGAGTGATTTCTTTTTTAGTTAAATTTCCTTTTGCTGATTGTAAAAATATTTCTAGTAAATCATCTTGAATTAAAAGCATTAAACTTTGTGTTTCCGGATCTCCGAACCTACAATTAAATTCAACGACTCGCGCATAACCAGATTTATCCACCATGAATCCTGCATAAAGTAGTCCCTTATAAGGAAATCCTTTTTTACGAAGTCCATCAAGCATTGGTTGAAATACTTCTTTTCTTACTTGCGCATAGACTTTATCTGTTGCAATCGGTGCAGGACAATAAGCACCCATTCCACCGGTATTCGGTCCTGTATCTCCATCATAAGCTCTCTTATGATCTTGAAGCGCTGGAAGTATAATAAAATTAGCCCCATCGGATATTGCAAAAATAGAAGCTT
Encoded here:
- a CDS encoding phosphoribosylamine--glycine ligase, producing the protein MKVLLLGSGGRESALAYKLRQSPLLKELKVYPGNGGFPLEELLPMSSLNLKDKASTVSFIQREKFDLVVVGPEEPLVDGIVDWLEEAGIPCFGPSKYCAQLEGSKDFAKTLMKEFGVPTARYETFSDYNSAKSYLEKEGVPIVIKADGLAAGKGVTVCFKMEEALNALKEIFLDNKFGASGSKVVIEEFMQGEEASIFAISDGANFIILPALQDHKRAYDGDTGPNTGGMGAYCPAPIATDKVYAQVRKEVFQPMLDGLRKKGFPYKGLLYAGFMVDKSGYARVVEFNCRFGDPETQSLMLLIQDDLLEIFLQSAKGNLTKKEITLREGASCIVVLAANGYPNDYIKNIPLNLPKPMAGVEIFHAGTNRGEDGTLLSTGGRILGISSYATNLRTAVNNAYSYIKANPQDNTFYRTDICHRAL